TCGGGCCGCGCGCCAGCAAGCGCGCACGGCGCGACGTGTACTGCTACTTCGACAACGACATGAAGGTGCATGCACCGTTCGATGCGCGCGGCCTGATGCAGCGTTTGGACCTGCCCACCGACTGCCCGGCGCGCGAGGAGGTCGTGTAACTCCGCTGCGCGCTCACACGCCCATATAGCGGTGCGGCCGGTGGTTGAACATCAGCACCAGGCTCAGCATCAGCGCGCCAATGGCCGAATACAGCACCTTGTCCGGCGTCAGCACGAAGAACGCGACCAGCATCAGCATCGCGTCGAAACTCATCTGCACCTTGCCCGCGCTCCAGCCGCGCTCGCGCTGCAGATACACCGCCAGGATGCCGATGCCGCCGAGGCTGCCGCGGTGGCGAATGAAGAACAAAATGCCCAGCCCGGCCAGCGCACCGCCCACCACTGCCGCAAACAATGTGCTCATGTGCGCGTAGTCGGCCCAGCGCGGCAGCAGGTCGGTCAAGGCCCCGCAGGCGCCCACCGCGGCGAAGGTTTTCAGGGTGAATTCCCAGCCCATGCGGCGCACGCTCAACCAATAGAACGGCAGGTTGACCAGCACGAAGACCAGGCCGAAATTCCAGTGCAGCGCGTAGTGCAGCAGGAACGCCACCCCGGCCATGCCACCGATCATCAGGCCGCCCTTGGCAAAGATCGCCAGCCCCAGCGAGGCCACCAACGTGGCCAGCACCATGCCTTGCGCATCTTCGGCCACCGAGTGGTGATAGGCGTGGTCATCGGCGCTGGTACCGGCCGAATCCGGCGGCGGCGTCAGCGGGCCGGAGGTGAACACGGCGCCGTCGTCGGGCAACGGCTCTTGCTCCGGACGGAGATCGGAATCGGGAAGGCTCACGGGTCTGGGAACTGCGGTGGGGTGCGGATATTAGACACTATCGGCCACCCTGGTTACATCTGAAACGTCAGCCACCGATCACTGGTGGATGCATGGCTGCACTGGCTTGGCGCCCCACTGCACTCAATCGCCAGCGTTGGCTGCGAAGCACGACGCGCCCAGACTGACCGCAGCGCGTCGTTGGTACGCGCAGCGTTGGTCGCAACGCCGCCGCGTCATGAAGCGTGGCCGTGCGCCTTACCGAACCTCGGCAATCTCCACGCCATCGAGCCCCTGCGACAGCGTCTTGGCATCGCCGCCTTGCGAGAGCTTGATGCGCAGGCGCACCTCGTTCTGCGAGTCGGCGTAGCGCAGTGCGTCTTCGTAGCTGATCTCGCCCGCCTGGTACAGCTCGAACAGGCTCTGATCGAAGGTGCGCATGCCCAGGTTGGTGGACTCCTTCATGATCTCCTTGAGCTTGTGGATCTCGCCGTCGCGGATGTAGTCCTGCACCAGCGGCGTGCCCAGCATGATCTCCATCGCCACGCGGCGGCCGCGGCCATCCGGGGTCGGGATCAACTGCTGCGCCACCACACCCTTGAGGTTGAGCGACAGGTCCATCAGCAGCTGATTGCGGCGATCTTCCGGGAAGAAGTTGATGATGCGGTCCATCGCCTGGTTGGCGTTGTTGGCATGCAGCGTGCACAGCACCAGGTGACCGGTTTCGGCGAAGGCGATGGCATGGTCCATGCCTTCGCGGGTCCGCACTTCGCCGATCATGATCACGTCCGGCGCCTGGCGCAGGGTGTTTTTCAACGCATTTTCCCAGCTATCGGTATCAATGCCGACTTCGCGCTGGGTGATGATGCAGCCCTCGTGCTTGTGCACGAATTCGATCGGGTCTTCGATGGTGATGATGTGCCCGGTGGAATTCTGGTTGCGGTAGCCGATCATCGCCGCCAGCGAGGTCGACTTGCCGGTACCGGTAGCGCCGACAAAGATGATGATGCCGCGCTTGGTCATGGCCAGTGTCTTGATCACCGGCGGCAGGCTCAGCTCCTCCACGGTGGGAATGCGCGTCTCGATCCGACGCAGCACCATTCCCACCTGGTTGCGCTGATAGAAGCAGCTCACACGGAACCGCCCCACCCCGGACACGCCGATGGCGAAGTTGCACTCGTGGGTCTTTTCGAATTCCTCGCGCTGCGAGGGCGTCATCACGTTCAACACCAGGTCGCGACTCTGCTGCGCGGTCAGCGGCGTCTGGGTGATCGGGCTGATCTTGCCATGCACCTTGATCGCCGGCGGCATGCCAGAGGTGATGAACAGATCCGACGCCTTCTGGTGCGCCATCAGCTTGAGGAAGGAGGTGAAGTCGATGGTGCTCATGGCGTGCTCCCTCGGAGCAGGGAATAGGGAATCGAGAATCGGGAATTGGAGAAGCTGGAAACCGGGACCGGTCAGGGAAACGTGCTTTTGCAATTCCCCATTCCCGATTCCCTATTCCCGAGTCACTCGAATATCCGCTTGTCCTTGGCGTACTCGCGCGCCTGGTTGCGCGTGATCAGGCTGCGCTTGACCAGGTCCTGCAGATGCTGGTCAAGCGTCTGCATGCCGTATTGCTGGCCGGTCTGGATCGAGGAATACATCTGCGCCACCTTGTCCTCGCGGATCAGGTTGCGGATGGCCGGGGTGCCGACCATGATTTCCCATGCTGCGGTACGCCCGCCGCCCACTTTCTTGAGCAATGCCTGCGAAATCACCGCACGCAGCGATTCGGACAGCATCGAGCGCACCATCGGCTTTTCGCCGGCCGGGAACACGTCGATGATGCGGTCGATGGTCTTGGCCGCCGAGCTGGTGTGCAGGGTGCCGAACACCAGATGGCCGGTTTCCGCGGCGGTCAGTGCCAGGCGGATGGTTTCCAGATCGCGCAACTCGCCGACCAGGATGATGTCCGGGTCTTCACGCAAGGCCGAACGCAGCGCCTCGTTGAAGCCGTGCGTGTCGCGGTGCACTTCGCGCTGGTTGATCAGGCACTTCTGCGAGGTGTGCACGAATTCGATCGGATCCTCGACGGTGAGGATGTGGCCGTATTCGTTCTTGTTGATGTAGTCGATCATGCCGGCAAGCGTGGTCGACTTGCCCGACCCGGTCGGGCCGGTCACCAGGATCAGGCCCTGCGGCTGGTCGATCAACTGGCGAAAGATCGGCGGGCAGCCCAGGTCTTCCAGGGTCAGCACTTCGGAGGGAATGGTACGGAACACCGCACCGGCGCCACGGTTCTGATTGAACGCATTGACGCGGAAACGCGCCAGCGACGGAATCTCGAACGAAAAGTCGACCTCGAGGAATTCCTCGTAATCGCGGCGCTGCTTGTCCGACATGATGTCGTAGACCAGCGCGTGCACCTGCTTATGGTCCAACGCCGGAATATTGATGCGGCGGACATCGCCATCGACACGGATCATCGGCGGCAAGCCTGCAGACAGGTGCAAGTCCGATGCCTTGTTCTTGACAGAAAACGCCAATAGTTCAGCGATATCCATGCGCTGCTTTTCCCCTAGGCTGCGATTGGAAGATACTCCCCGGCCGGCAGTATAGCGTTCTGGCAGCGCCCTGGAAGCGCGCCGTGCGTCGGTTCAGCCCGCCAGCATGAATGCCGATGGCCGGCGTTTCCGATGTCCGGGGCGGCGGTATCGTTTGCCGCAGCGCGCCTTTATCCACCCCACCTCGCCGCGAGGAAGATCCGCCGCGCCCGGCGCGCACCGGCACAACTGGAAGGAAAGGCACGGGCGCGGCACTATGGCCGCCTTGCTTACCCGTTGGCTGACCTGTGCCCGCTTCCTCGTTGCACCAGATGCTGGCCGCCATCCAGGCGGCAGCCCCTCCCAACGCCGCGCCCGCGCGCCTGCTGGCGGTGTCCAAGACCCAGCCGGCCGACGCCGTGGCCGGGTTAGCCGCGCAAGGCCAGCAGGCCTTCGGCGAGAACTATGTGCAGGAAGCGGCCACCAAGATCGCGCAGCTTCAAGCGCTGCAGCTGGAGTGGCACCTGATCGGCCACCTGCAATCCAACAAGGCCGACATGGCCAGCCAGTGTTTCGATTGGGTGCAGACCGTGGACCGCGCCAAGCTGATCGCACTGCTCGCCCGGCATCGCCCGGACGGCCGCGCGCCCTTGAATGTGCTGATCCAGGTCAATATCGACGATGAGGACAGCAAGCACGGCTGCGCGCCGGAGGCGATCGACGTCCTGGCCGCGGAGATTGCCACCCACCCCCCACTGCAGCTGCGCGGATTGATGGCGATTCCCGCGCCGTTTCCCGAGGTCACGCGCCGGCACCAGGCATTCGCGCGCATGCAGGCCTTGTTCGCGACACTGCGCAGCCAGTATCCGCAGGCAGATACCTTGTCGATGGGCATGAGCGCGGATTTCGCCGATGCCATTGCGGCCGGCGCCACCATGGTGCGCGTGGGCACGGCGCTATTTGGCCAGCGCAACGCGCCACCGGCCGCCTGACACGTCGGCCGTTTCCTTCCTCCTTCTTGATGGTGCTGCAATGACCCAGCCTTCCTCCTCCACAGCTGTGGCTGCACACGGCGATGTTCCGGTGGTTGCCTTTGTCGGTGGCGGCAACATGGCGCGCAGCCTGATCGCCGGGCTGCTGCGCCAGGGCGCGCCGGCCAGCGCCATCCGCGTCGCCGAGCCGGTCGCCGAACTGCGTCAGGCGCTGTCCGCTGACTTCGGCGTGCAAGTGTTCGACGACGCGCGCAGCGCCGTGGAGGGCGCCGCACTCTGGGTACTGGCGGTCAAGCCGCAGGTCATGTCCACCGTGTGCACGCAGCTGGCCGATCTCGCGCAGCAACAGCATCCGCTGCTGCTGTCGATCGCCGCGGGCATCACCGCAACGCAACTGGAGCGCTGGTGCGGCGGCACGGCCGCCGTGGTGCGCGCCATGCCCAACACGCCGGCCCTGCTCGGCGCCGGCGTGACCGGCCTGTACGCCAATGCACGCGTCAGCGCGGCGCAGCGCACACAGGCAACCCGGCTGCTGGAAAGCGCTGGCGTCACCGTCTGGCTCGACGACGAGGCACAGATGGATGCGGTCACCGCGGTGTCCGGCAGCGGCCCGGCCTATGTCTTTCTGCTGGCCGAAGCGATGGAGGCCGCGGCGCGCGCGCAAGGCCTGCCCGCCGAGACCGCCCGCACGCTGGTGCTGCATACCCTGCTCGGCGCTGCACGCATGCTGACCGAATCCGGCGAAGCACCGGAGGTATTGCGCCGGCGCGTGACCTCCCCCAACGGCACCACGCAGGCCGCGATCGAGGAATTCCAGGCCGGCGGTTTCGAAGCGTTGACCGCCACCGCGATTGCCGCGGCGACCGAACGCGGCCGCAGTTTGTCGGCAGCGAACGACTGATCCGCGGGAGCGATGCGTCGTCGCTGGCTGGCTGGATCGCTCGCTTGCCTGGAAACGCGCTATTCGGCGCATCGCTGTCCGAATGCGGAATGATGCGAGCCCCGGCTTCATCGAATGCGCTTCGTTTGGCGCCTGCAATCGATTGGCAGGGAGCACGCACGCCATGCTTCGCCACATTGGCATGCGCCCTTTGCTCGACCACGGCGCCCTGGCTGGGTCGAGGCATGCCTTGCCAAGCGAACGCATTGATCGACATGCGCCTGCGCAGCAGCTGCCCAGATTGCGCCAATCCGCGATCCATGCCGCGTCATCTTGACCTGCTGCTGTGCGTCAGACCGCGCGTAGCATCCCACGCCAAGCGAACCCACAGCGCTTTTTTCTCGTGTTTTTTGGCGTCCAGTGAACGAATGCCCGTGCCAGGTCGGTCTTTTCGTGTTGTTTCATCGATTCCCTATTGGCGGCGCGCGGCAGTTGCCCTACATTTCGCGTTGCCGACTGGGTCGGCAGACCCAAACACCACCAACGAATACGGAACACATAACTCATGGCAAAAACCGCCGCTAAGAAGGCTGCCCCCAAGAAGGCAGTGAAAAAGGTCGCCGCCTCCAAGACCGCAAAGCCGGCCAAGGCCGCTAGCAAGACCGCCGCGCCGAAGCCGATCAAGGAAGCCCTGAGCAAGACCGGCCTGGTCGCGCACATCGCCGAAACCACCCAGCTGGCGCCGAAGGACGTCCGCGCCGTGCTGGCGTCGCTGGAAGCCACCGCGCACGCGTCGCTGAGCAAGAAGGGCGTCGGCTCGTTCGTCCTGCCGGGCATGCTGAAGATCACCTCGGTCAACGTGCCGGCCAAGCCGAAGCGCAAGGGCATCAACCCGTTCACCAAGGAAGAGCAGGTGTTTGCTGCCAGGCCTGCGACCTGCAAGCTGAAGGTCCGTGCGATGAAGCGTCTGAAGGACGCCGCGCTGTAATCGCGCTGCATCCGGTTTGATCGAGACGGCCTTAGGGCCGTCTTTTTTTTGCGCGTTTGCCACGTCTTCTCCGCCTCCTGACAGGCACACCACATCGCACTCATCGCCGCTGCCCTACCCTGGCGGTGAGTTCGCAACCAAGAGTGCCCGTGACCGCGCCATCGCCCACCCGCAGCCCAGCCAGACGCGTGCGCCACCTGCTGGTATCGATCGTGATGCTGTGCGCGCTGGGTGTTGCCGCGCGCTGGGCCTGGCTGTCACCGATGGCCGAACGCCTGCGCACCAGCTGGGAGTTATCGCAAATGCCGGCACCCACGCAGTTGCACATCCCGGTAGACGGTGTGCGTGGTCGCCAGATTGCCGACACCTTCGGCGCCCCACGCGGACGCGACCGCAGCCATGCCGGTGTCGATATCTTCGCGCCGCGCGGCACAGCGGTAGTGGCTGCCACCCGTGGCGTAGTCAGTTCCATTCGCGACACAGGGCTGGGTGGCAAACAGGTGTGGGTGCTTGGGCCGGCGATGGAACGGCACTACTACGCGCACCTGGACGACTGGGCACCCGGACTGGCAGTCGGCGATGTGGTCGAGCCCGGCACTGCACTGGGCATGGTCGGCACCACCGGCAACGCGCGTGGTACGCCGCCGCATCTTCATTACGGGATCTATGGGCGCAACGGTGCGTACGATCCGTTGCCACTGCTCCGGCAACCCGCGCCACAGCAGGCACCCTGAGCGCGCTGGAACACTGCGTCATGGCCCGGCCTATCGAGACCCTGCGCATGCGCGCCTATGGTGGAGCCAGCCCCACAGTGACGCGACCTTCCATGTCCCGCAAACGCTATCGCATTACGGTCACGCCCATCGAAAACGACGGCAGCCCCTGCCATGACCGCTGCACCATCGAGTTCGAACAGCGCTCGCGCGCGGACTGGATGCGGCTGTTCGAAGAGCTGCACCTGCGCCGCGACCTGAGCAGTGACGAGTGCGCCGCGCTCACCGTCGGTTCGCAATTGCTCGAGGACCTGGCGGCGCGCCCACGCGCGCGGCCCAGCAATGCCCTGGACG
The nucleotide sequence above comes from Xanthomonas campestris pv. campestris str. ATCC 33913. Encoded proteins:
- a CDS encoding YitT family protein, with translation MPDDGAVFTSGPLTPPPDSAGTSADDHAYHHSVAEDAQGMVLATLVASLGLAIFAKGGLMIGGMAGVAFLLHYALHWNFGLVFVLVNLPFYWLSVRRMGWEFTLKTFAAVGACGALTDLLPRWADYAHMSTLFAAVVGGALAGLGILFFIRHRGSLGGIGILAVYLQRERGWSAGKVQMSFDAMLMLVAFFVLTPDKVLYSAIGALMLSLVLMFNHRPHRYMGV
- a CDS encoding PilT/PilU family type 4a pilus ATPase, with product MSTIDFTSFLKLMAHQKASDLFITSGMPPAIKVHGKISPITQTPLTAQQSRDLVLNVMTPSQREEFEKTHECNFAIGVSGVGRFRVSCFYQRNQVGMVLRRIETRIPTVEELSLPPVIKTLAMTKRGIIIFVGATGTGKSTSLAAMIGYRNQNSTGHIITIEDPIEFVHKHEGCIITQREVGIDTDSWENALKNTLRQAPDVIMIGEVRTREGMDHAIAFAETGHLVLCTLHANNANQAMDRIINFFPEDRRNQLLMDLSLNLKGVVAQQLIPTPDGRGRRVAMEIMLGTPLVQDYIRDGEIHKLKEIMKESTNLGMRTFDQSLFELYQAGEISYEDALRYADSQNEVRLRIKLSQGGDAKTLSQGLDGVEIAEVR
- a CDS encoding type IV pilus twitching motility protein PilT, translating into MDIAELLAFSVKNKASDLHLSAGLPPMIRVDGDVRRINIPALDHKQVHALVYDIMSDKQRRDYEEFLEVDFSFEIPSLARFRVNAFNQNRGAGAVFRTIPSEVLTLEDLGCPPIFRQLIDQPQGLILVTGPTGSGKSTTLAGMIDYINKNEYGHILTVEDPIEFVHTSQKCLINQREVHRDTHGFNEALRSALREDPDIILVGELRDLETIRLALTAAETGHLVFGTLHTSSAAKTIDRIIDVFPAGEKPMVRSMLSESLRAVISQALLKKVGGGRTAAWEIMVGTPAIRNLIREDKVAQMYSSIQTGQQYGMQTLDQHLQDLVKRSLITRNQAREYAKDKRIFE
- a CDS encoding YggS family pyridoxal phosphate-dependent enzyme, giving the protein MPASSLHQMLAAIQAAAPPNAAPARLLAVSKTQPADAVAGLAAQGQQAFGENYVQEAATKIAQLQALQLEWHLIGHLQSNKADMASQCFDWVQTVDRAKLIALLARHRPDGRAPLNVLIQVNIDDEDSKHGCAPEAIDVLAAEIATHPPLQLRGLMAIPAPFPEVTRRHQAFARMQALFATLRSQYPQADTLSMGMSADFADAIAAGATMVRVGTALFGQRNAPPAA
- the proC gene encoding pyrroline-5-carboxylate reductase; this translates as MTQPSSSTAVAAHGDVPVVAFVGGGNMARSLIAGLLRQGAPASAIRVAEPVAELRQALSADFGVQVFDDARSAVEGAALWVLAVKPQVMSTVCTQLADLAQQQHPLLLSIAAGITATQLERWCGGTAAVVRAMPNTPALLGAGVTGLYANARVSAAQRTQATRLLESAGVTVWLDDEAQMDAVTAVSGSGPAYVFLLAEAMEAAARAQGLPAETARTLVLHTLLGAARMLTESGEAPEVLRRRVTSPNGTTQAAIEEFQAGGFEALTATAIAAATERGRSLSAAND
- a CDS encoding HU family DNA-binding protein; this translates as MAKTAAKKAAPKKAVKKVAASKTAKPAKAASKTAAPKPIKEALSKTGLVAHIAETTQLAPKDVRAVLASLEATAHASLSKKGVGSFVLPGMLKITSVNVPAKPKRKGINPFTKEEQVFAARPATCKLKVRAMKRLKDAAL
- a CDS encoding M23 family metallopeptidase: MPVTAPSPTRSPARRVRHLLVSIVMLCALGVAARWAWLSPMAERLRTSWELSQMPAPTQLHIPVDGVRGRQIADTFGAPRGRDRSHAGVDIFAPRGTAVVAATRGVVSSIRDTGLGGKQVWVLGPAMERHYYAHLDDWAPGLAVGDVVEPGTALGMVGTTGNARGTPPHLHYGIYGRNGAYDPLPLLRQPAPQQAP
- a CDS encoding DUF3861 domain-containing protein, whose product is MSRKRYRITVTPIENDGSPCHDRCTIEFEQRSRADWMRLFEELHLRRDLSSDECAALTVGSQLLEDLAARPRARPSNALDALRPKLQLLLERLQRVHPAAGR